The following are from one region of the Littorina saxatilis isolate snail1 linkage group LG4, US_GU_Lsax_2.0, whole genome shotgun sequence genome:
- the LOC138963793 gene encoding uncharacterized protein, translating into MAVDSLLLSFFGVVLLSLTDVVDGATCHFRKTYYTGNYRDYTFYKYCQYGCCSTGCCSSNSYSSSSSTSTFGTSVAIIVGCVIGAIALVAFIITAICCCIRRSSRGRPGQVIVTSQPGSNPAAPGVSVIQHSNTNTSAPASTQPQYNYGMQPMGGAPGNAAFKPYAQPPPAYPGYSNAAYSTSDNPGTTPTYPPSSGGESNPGGNSGGTPGLANAGYSQPPAPGFNL; encoded by the exons ATGGCGGTTGACAGCCTACTTCTGTCGTTCTTTGGCGTGGTTCTTCTCTCCCTCACGG ATGTGGTTGATGGCGCTACGTGCCACTTCCGGAAGACATACTACACTGGTAACTACCGCGACTACACGTtctacaaatactgtcagtaTGGCTGCTGCAGTACTGGATGCTGCAGCAGCAACAGCTACAGCAGCTCCAGCAGCACCTCTACTTTTGG GACGTCTGTTGCTATCATCGTTGGCTGCGTGATCGGGGCGATCGCCCTCGTCGCTTTCATCATCACCGCCATCTGTTGTTGCATCAGGCGGAGCTCGAGAGGTCGTCCCGGGCAGGTGATCGTGACAAGCCAGCCTGGCTCCAACCCTGCCGCTCCTGGCGTCTCCGTTATTCAACACT CCAACACCAACACTTCTGCTCCAGCTTCCACCCAGCCTCAGTACAACTATGGCATGCAGCCCATGGGAGGGGCACCGGGGAACGCGGCCTTCAAACCCTACGCACAACCGCCACCAGCCTACCCCGGGTACTCCAACGCCGCCTATTCAACCTCGGACAACCCCGGCACCACCCCGACTTACCCCCCTTCAAGCGGCGGGGAAAGCAACCCTGGGGGCAACTCTGGGGGCACTCCCGGCCTGGCTAACGCTGGCTATAGCCAGCCTCCCGCTCCAGGGTTTAACCTTTAG
- the LOC138963794 gene encoding cysteine and tyrosine-rich protein 1-like, protein MAVDSLLLSFFGVVLLSLTDVVDGATCHFRKTYYTDNYRDHTFYKYCQYGCCSTGCCSNYSYSSSSSTSTFGISIAGIVGSVIGAIGLVAFIITAICCCIRRRGRPGQVIVTGQPGFNPAAPGVAVTQQSNSHTSAPASTQPQYNYGMQPMGGTPGNAAFKPYAEPPPAYPGYSNAAYSTSDNPGTTPTYPPSSGGDSNPADNNANGTTGLANAGNSQPPPPGFNP, encoded by the exons ATGGCGGTTGACAGCCTACTTCTGTCGTTCTTTGGCGTGGTTCTTCTCTCCCTCACGG ATGTGGTTGATGGCGCTACGTGCCACTTCCGGAAGACATACTACACTGATAACTACCGCGACCACACGTtctacaaatactgtcagtaTGGCTGCTGCAGTACTGGATGCTGCAGCAACTACAGCTACAGCAGCTCCAGCAGCACCTCTACTTTTGG gaTTTCTATTGCTGGCATCGTCGGCTCTGTGATCGGGGCGATCGGTCTCGTCGCTTTCATCATCACCGCCATCTGTTGTTGCATCAGGAGGAGAGGTCGTCCCGGGCAGGTGATCGTGACAGGTCAGCCTGGCTTCAACCCTGCCGCGCCTGGCGTCGCTGTTACTCAACAAT CCAACAGCCACACTTCTGCTCCAGCTTCCACCCAGCCTCAGTACAACTACGGCATGCAGCCAATGGGAGGGACACCGGGGAACGCGGCCTTCAAACCCTACGCAGAACCGCCACCAGCCTACCCCGGGTACTCCAACGCCGCCTATTCAACCTCGGACAACCCCGGCACCACCCCGACTTACCCCCCTTCAAGCGGCGGAGACAGCAACCCTGCTGATAACAACGCCAATGGCACTACCGGTCTGGCCAACGCTGGCAATAGCCAACCTCCTcctccagggtttaacccttaG